The Halarchaeum grantii genome contains a region encoding:
- a CDS encoding 4-phosphopantoate--beta-alanine ligase — MSDEVEVPEDHPRYQSLLTRHRIEAGVEKGITSQQGLIAEGRGEAFDYLLGEETIPSAEEAERVAAAHFLLAEHPVISVNGNVAALVPEAVVDLAEATGADVEVNLFGRTEERVRAIAEHLREHGAEDVKGVTADARIPGLSHERAKVDSDGIYDADVVLVPLEDGDRAEALGEMGKTEVVIDLNPLSRSAQTATVPIIDNVVRAVPNIAAQARDLRGASREELEAIVEGFDREAALAAAERRLREGSLDRDGEAGRDGAE, encoded by the coding sequence ATGAGCGACGAGGTCGAGGTCCCGGAGGACCACCCGCGGTATCAGTCACTGCTGACGCGCCACCGCATCGAGGCGGGCGTGGAGAAGGGGATCACGAGCCAGCAGGGGTTGATCGCGGAGGGGCGCGGCGAGGCCTTCGATTACCTGCTGGGCGAGGAGACGATTCCGAGCGCCGAGGAGGCCGAGCGGGTCGCGGCGGCCCACTTCCTGCTCGCGGAGCACCCGGTCATCAGCGTGAACGGGAACGTCGCGGCGCTCGTGCCCGAGGCGGTCGTCGACCTCGCCGAGGCGACGGGCGCGGACGTCGAGGTGAACCTCTTCGGGCGGACGGAGGAGCGGGTGCGGGCGATCGCCGAGCACTTGCGCGAGCACGGCGCAGAGGACGTGAAGGGCGTGACGGCGGACGCGCGCATCCCCGGCCTGTCGCACGAGCGCGCGAAGGTGGATTCCGACGGCATCTACGACGCGGACGTGGTGCTCGTGCCGCTGGAGGACGGCGACCGCGCGGAGGCGCTCGGGGAGATGGGGAAGACGGAGGTCGTGATCGACCTGAACCCGCTCTCGCGGAGCGCGCAGACGGCGACGGTGCCGATCATCGACAACGTCGTGCGCGCGGTTCCGAACATCGCGGCGCAGGCCCGCGACCTCCGGGGGGCGTCCCGGGAGGAACTGGAGGCGATCGTGGAGGGGTTCGACCGCGAGGCCGCCTTAGCGGCGGCGGAGCGTCGCTTGCGTGAGGGGTCGCTCGACCGCGACGGGGAGGCGGGACGCGACGGAGCGGAGTGA
- a CDS encoding phosphoglycerol geranylgeranyltransferase: MNSPWADWDHVLKVDPDKDLVDDETFDDVCETGTDAIEIGGTLDVTSDKMRRVIDACRTHDVPLYQEPSNPAVVVDDDALDGYLVPVVLNAGDVAWVTGAHKEWVRIDTIDWSRTTTEAYIVLNEEASVAELTDADCEQTADDVAAYAKVAERMLGQEVVYVEYSGTLGDPEKVAAAHDALEEATLFYGGGVHDYDDAYLMGQRSDVVVVGDLLHDEGVEAVRETVEGARDGKAEQ, translated from the coding sequence ATGAACTCCCCGTGGGCCGACTGGGATCACGTTCTCAAGGTCGACCCGGACAAGGACCTCGTGGACGACGAGACGTTCGACGACGTCTGCGAGACCGGGACGGACGCCATCGAGATCGGCGGGACGCTCGACGTGACGAGCGACAAGATGCGGCGCGTCATCGACGCCTGCCGGACGCACGACGTCCCGCTCTATCAGGAGCCGTCGAACCCGGCGGTGGTCGTGGACGACGACGCCCTCGACGGCTATCTCGTCCCGGTGGTGTTGAACGCGGGCGACGTGGCGTGGGTGACGGGCGCGCACAAGGAGTGGGTCCGCATCGACACCATCGACTGGTCGCGCACGACGACGGAGGCCTACATCGTGTTGAACGAGGAGGCGTCGGTCGCGGAGTTGACGGACGCGGACTGCGAGCAGACGGCGGATGACGTCGCGGCATATGCGAAAGTCGCCGAGCGGATGCTCGGACAGGAGGTCGTCTACGTGGAGTACTCGGGGACGCTGGGCGACCCGGAGAAGGTCGCGGCCGCCCACGACGCTCTGGAGGAGGCGACGCTGTTCTACGGCGGCGGCGTCCACGACTACGACGACGCCTACCTGATGGGCCAGCGCTCGGACGTCGTCGTCGTCGGCGACCTCCTGCACGACGAGGGCGTGGAGGCGGTCCGCGAGACGGTGGAGGGCGCGCGCGACGGCAAAGCGGAGCAGTAG
- a CDS encoding pantoate kinase, which produces MSDEATAFVPGHVTGFFSVHRAATPAKAGSRGGGLTLTDGVDVRVERADERRVTLNGRETSVPAVEYVLDALDVTAAVAAETALPVGAGFGVSGGMALGTALAANEVFGAARTENDLVRVAHEGEVEAGTGLGDVVAQARGGVPLRLDPGAPPHGELDGVPAAARVEYVSLGELSTADVLEGSTARLSTAGVQALEEVREEPTLATFVERSRWFAEQAGLLTDEVSGIVDDVVEAGGEASMAMLGHTVFALGHGLTDAGYDAAATRVHPGGAGLTAADGANGAGERGE; this is translated from the coding sequence ATGAGTGACGAGGCGACGGCGTTCGTCCCCGGGCACGTGACGGGGTTCTTCTCCGTACACCGCGCGGCGACGCCCGCGAAGGCGGGGTCGCGGGGCGGGGGGCTGACGCTGACGGACGGCGTGGACGTCCGCGTCGAGCGGGCGGACGAGCGACGGGTGACGCTGAACGGCCGGGAGACGTCCGTGCCGGCGGTCGAGTACGTCCTCGATGCGCTGGACGTGACGGCGGCGGTCGCGGCGGAGACGGCGCTCCCGGTCGGCGCGGGGTTCGGCGTCTCGGGCGGGATGGCGCTCGGGACGGCGCTCGCGGCGAACGAGGTGTTCGGCGCGGCGCGCACGGAGAACGACCTCGTGCGGGTCGCACACGAGGGCGAGGTGGAGGCCGGGACGGGGCTGGGCGACGTCGTCGCGCAGGCGCGCGGCGGCGTGCCGCTGCGTCTCGACCCGGGCGCGCCGCCGCACGGCGAGCTCGACGGCGTGCCGGCGGCCGCGCGCGTCGAGTACGTCTCGCTGGGCGAGCTCTCGACGGCGGACGTGCTCGAGGGGTCGACGGCGCGCCTCTCGACGGCGGGCGTACAGGCCCTCGAGGAGGTCCGCGAGGAGCCGACGCTCGCGACGTTCGTCGAGCGCTCGCGCTGGTTCGCGGAGCAGGCGGGCTTGCTGACGGACGAGGTGTCGGGCATCGTCGACGACGTCGTGGAGGCGGGTGGCGAGGCGTCGATGGCGATGCTCGGCCACACGGTGTTCGCGCTCGGGCACGGCCTGACGGACGCGGGCTACGACGCGGCGGCGACGCGCGTCCACCCGGGTGGTGCGGGGTTGACTGCGGCGGACGGAGCGAACGGTGCAGGCGAGCGCGGCGAGTAG
- a CDS encoding alkaline phosphatase family protein — protein sequence MGLFDRLRGDDGPRVAFIGIDGVPYSLVADNPGVFENLTEIAENGAGGAIESIVPPESSACWPSLTTGVNPGKTGVYGFQDRETGTYDTYVPMGRDVQATRVWDRVTDADRSASVFNVPVTFPPQRNVDRMVSGFLSPGVKKASNPSDVADYLDEQGYRIDVNAKLGHKEDKSEFIDDAHRTLDKRYEAFDHYLTGDDWDLFFGVFMTTDRVNHFLFEDYQRDGEHKEEFLDFYRQVDEYIGKLRDAAPDDVTFVIASDHGFTTLDYEVHLNQWLEDEGWLSFESDEHDSLGDIDNDTRAYAFVPGRFYLNLEGREPDGSVPEEDYHEVRDELKAAIESLEGPDGEPVVERVVEKEDAFAGAHDEIAPDLVAIPNHGFDLKAGFRGSEEIFEKGPRNGMHSFENATLVTDDPRVSIDEANLFDLTPTMLDLMEIDFDATEFDGGSLVRG from the coding sequence ATGGGACTCTTCGACCGACTCCGTGGTGACGACGGGCCACGGGTCGCCTTCATCGGTATCGACGGCGTGCCGTACTCGCTCGTCGCGGACAACCCCGGGGTGTTCGAGAACCTCACCGAGATCGCCGAGAACGGTGCCGGCGGCGCCATCGAGAGCATCGTGCCCCCCGAATCGAGCGCCTGCTGGCCCTCCCTGACCACCGGCGTCAACCCCGGAAAGACCGGCGTCTACGGCTTTCAGGACCGCGAGACAGGAACCTACGACACCTACGTTCCGATGGGCCGCGACGTGCAGGCGACCCGGGTCTGGGACCGCGTCACCGACGCCGACCGCTCCGCGTCCGTCTTCAACGTCCCCGTCACCTTCCCGCCCCAGCGCAACGTCGACCGGATGGTCTCCGGGTTCCTCTCCCCCGGCGTGAAGAAGGCCTCCAACCCGAGCGACGTCGCCGACTACCTCGACGAGCAGGGCTACCGCATCGACGTCAACGCCAAACTCGGCCACAAGGAGGACAAATCGGAGTTCATCGACGACGCCCACCGCACCCTCGACAAACGCTACGAGGCCTTCGACCACTACCTCACCGGAGACGACTGGGACCTCTTCTTCGGGGTCTTCATGACCACCGACCGCGTGAACCACTTCCTCTTCGAGGACTACCAGCGCGACGGCGAGCACAAGGAGGAGTTCCTCGACTTCTACCGGCAGGTCGACGAGTACATCGGGAAGCTCCGCGACGCCGCGCCCGACGACGTCACCTTCGTCATCGCCTCCGACCACGGCTTCACCACGCTCGACTACGAAGTCCACCTCAACCAGTGGCTCGAGGACGAGGGATGGCTCTCCTTCGAGTCCGACGAGCACGACAGCCTCGGCGATATCGACAACGACACCCGCGCGTACGCCTTCGTCCCCGGGCGCTTCTACCTCAACCTCGAAGGGCGCGAACCCGACGGGAGCGTCCCCGAGGAGGACTACCACGAGGTCCGCGACGAACTCAAGGCGGCCATCGAATCCCTCGAAGGCCCGGACGGCGAACCGGTCGTCGAGCGCGTCGTCGAGAAGGAGGACGCCTTCGCGGGCGCGCACGACGAAATCGCGCCCGACCTCGTCGCCATCCCGAACCACGGCTTCGACCTGAAGGCCGGCTTCCGTGGGTCCGAGGAGATATTCGAGAAGGGCCCGCGTAACGGCATGCACTCCTTCGAGAACGCGACGCTCGTCACCGACGACCCCCGCGTCTCCATCGACGAGGCCAACCTCTTCGACCTGACGCCGACGATGCTCGACCTCATGGAGATCGACTTCGACGCCACCGAGTTCGACGGCGGCAGCCTCGTCCGGGGCTAA
- a CDS encoding PadR family transcriptional regulator, which produces MSEAQPTVRTVARDLTAFQKNILVVLAEEPRYGLAVKRELEDYYDEEVNHGRLYPNLDDLVNKGLVEKSELDKRTNQYALTDDGLEAVLDDLSWALGKFIVNDERAATVRDVVAENQ; this is translated from the coding sequence ATGTCAGAGGCACAACCCACGGTGCGCACCGTCGCCCGTGATCTGACAGCGTTCCAGAAGAACATCCTCGTAGTCCTCGCGGAAGAACCGCGATACGGGCTCGCCGTCAAGCGCGAGCTCGAGGACTATTACGACGAGGAGGTCAACCACGGGCGGCTCTACCCGAACCTCGACGACCTCGTCAACAAGGGGCTCGTCGAGAAGAGCGAACTCGACAAGCGCACCAACCAGTACGCGCTGACCGACGACGGCCTCGAGGCCGTCCTCGACGACCTCTCGTGGGCGCTCGGGAAGTTCATCGTGAACGACGAGCGCGCCGCGACGGTCCGCGACGTCGTCGCCGAGAACCAGTAA
- the aspS gene encoding aspartate--tRNA(Asn) ligase — translation MENRTYTADAEPGDHVTVAGWVHEVRDLGGIAFLILRDTSGKIQVKFEKDEMDEELVETGLGVHRESVIAVTGDVEEEDRAPTGVEMLPESVDVLNEADAELPLDPSGKVDADLSTRLDNRTLDLRKEEVQAVFEIRAEILRAVRDYFRSIGSTEINTPKIVATGTEGGTELFPITYFGEEAFMNQSPQLFKQLMVGSGLERVFEVGPIFRAEEHNTPRHLNEATMIDFESAFIDHEEAMDVCEGTLKAAYEAVEENCAAELELLGYDDFASPDDDFPRLTYEEAIERINATGELDEQLVWGDDLSTEAERALGDDVGGHYFITDWPSEIKPFYIQDYEDDPELSKGFDLMHPRMELVSGGQREHRYDALVEGFRQQGLDPDQFDYYTKMFKYGMPPHAGWAYGVERLVMTMLDLDNIREAVLFPRDRQRLSP, via the coding sequence ATGGAGAACCGAACGTACACGGCCGACGCCGAGCCGGGCGACCACGTGACGGTCGCGGGCTGGGTGCACGAGGTCCGTGACCTCGGCGGCATCGCTTTCCTCATCCTCCGGGACACCTCCGGGAAGATCCAGGTGAAGTTCGAGAAGGACGAGATGGACGAGGAGCTCGTGGAGACGGGCCTCGGCGTCCACCGCGAGTCCGTCATCGCGGTGACGGGCGACGTCGAGGAGGAGGACCGCGCGCCCACGGGCGTCGAGATGCTCCCCGAGTCGGTGGACGTCCTGAACGAGGCGGACGCGGAGCTCCCGCTCGACCCCTCCGGGAAGGTCGACGCCGACCTCTCGACGCGCCTCGACAACCGCACGCTCGACCTCCGCAAGGAGGAGGTGCAGGCGGTCTTCGAGATCCGCGCGGAGATCCTGCGCGCGGTTCGCGACTACTTCCGCAGCATCGGGAGCACGGAGATCAACACGCCGAAGATCGTCGCCACGGGGACCGAGGGCGGCACGGAGCTCTTCCCGATCACGTACTTCGGCGAGGAGGCGTTCATGAACCAGAGCCCGCAGCTCTTCAAGCAGCTGATGGTCGGGAGCGGGCTGGAGCGCGTCTTCGAGGTCGGGCCCATCTTCCGCGCGGAGGAGCACAACACGCCCCGCCACCTGAACGAGGCGACGATGATCGACTTCGAGTCCGCGTTCATCGACCACGAGGAGGCGATGGACGTCTGTGAGGGCACCCTGAAGGCGGCCTACGAGGCCGTCGAGGAGAACTGCGCGGCGGAGCTCGAACTCCTCGGCTACGACGACTTCGCGTCGCCGGACGACGACTTCCCGCGTCTCACCTACGAGGAGGCCATCGAGCGCATCAACGCGACGGGCGAGCTCGACGAGCAGCTCGTCTGGGGCGACGACCTCTCGACGGAGGCCGAGCGCGCGCTCGGCGACGACGTCGGCGGGCACTACTTCATCACGGACTGGCCCTCCGAGATCAAGCCCTTCTACATCCAGGACTACGAGGACGACCCGGAGCTCTCGAAGGGCTTCGACCTGATGCATCCGCGCATGGAGCTCGTCTCCGGCGGACAGCGCGAGCACCGCTACGACGCGCTCGTCGAGGGGTTCCGCCAGCAGGGCCTCGACCCCGACCAGTTCGACTACTACACGAAGATGTTCAAGTACGGGATGCCGCCCCACGCGGGGTGGGCGTACGGCGTCGAGCGCCTCGTGATGACGATGCTCGACCTCGACAACATCCGGGAAGCGGTCCTCTTCCCGCGAGACCGACAGCGCCTGTCGCCGTAA
- the rnhA gene encoding ribonuclease HI, which produces MPVIDCDPDVARERLDAADADVTEGNTEHERWRATVGDATVVAYDDQVVVQGASPMDALAVIEEHGGRVHGYFDGASRGNPGPAAVGWVLVSPGDGIVAEGGATIGTMTNNRAEYEALLAVLEAAVDFGFDEIELRGDSQLVAKQVTGEWDTNDPDLRERRVRARELLSEFDDWSITHVPREVNERADELANDALDDA; this is translated from the coding sequence ATGCCGGTCATCGACTGCGACCCCGACGTCGCCCGCGAGCGCCTCGACGCGGCGGACGCGGACGTCACCGAGGGGAACACCGAGCACGAGCGCTGGCGCGCCACCGTCGGCGACGCCACCGTCGTCGCCTACGACGACCAAGTGGTCGTGCAGGGCGCGAGCCCGATGGACGCCCTCGCCGTCATCGAGGAGCACGGCGGGCGCGTTCACGGCTACTTCGACGGCGCGTCGCGCGGGAACCCGGGGCCGGCCGCCGTCGGCTGGGTGCTCGTCTCGCCCGGGGACGGCATCGTCGCCGAGGGCGGCGCGACCATCGGGACGATGACGAACAACCGCGCGGAGTACGAGGCCCTCCTCGCCGTCCTCGAAGCCGCCGTCGACTTCGGCTTCGACGAGATCGAACTGCGCGGTGACTCCCAACTCGTCGCCAAGCAGGTGACCGGCGAGTGGGACACGAACGACCCCGACCTCCGCGAGCGCCGCGTTCGCGCCCGCGAGCTCCTGTCCGAGTTCGACGACTGGTCGATAACGCACGTCCCGCGCGAAGTGAACGAGCGCGCGGACGAACTCGCCAACGATGCACTCGACGATGCTTGA
- a CDS encoding inorganic diphosphatase, with the protein MVNLWEDLETGPDAPDTVYAVVECLKGERNKYEYDKDIPGTVLDRVLHSNVHYPSDYGFMPQTYYDDGDPFDVLVLVKDQTFPECVIEARPVALMKMDDDGEQDDKVIAVPEEDPRYDHIEDVEDLTDQKKAEIAEFFETYKNLEEGKEVSVGDWEDARSAKDAIEHAQDLYEEHFE; encoded by the coding sequence ATGGTCAATCTCTGGGAAGACCTCGAAACCGGGCCCGACGCGCCCGACACCGTCTACGCGGTCGTCGAGTGCCTGAAGGGCGAACGCAACAAGTACGAGTACGACAAGGACATCCCGGGCACGGTGCTCGACCGCGTCCTCCACAGCAACGTCCACTACCCCTCGGATTACGGCTTCATGCCGCAGACCTACTACGACGACGGGGACCCCTTCGACGTCCTCGTCCTCGTGAAGGACCAGACGTTCCCCGAGTGCGTCATCGAGGCTCGCCCCGTCGCACTCATGAAGATGGACGACGACGGCGAGCAGGACGACAAGGTCATCGCCGTCCCCGAGGAGGACCCGCGCTACGACCACATCGAGGACGTCGAGGACCTCACCGACCAGAAGAAGGCCGAGATCGCGGAGTTCTTCGAGACGTACAAGAACCTCGAAGAGGGCAAGGAGGTCTCCGTCGGCGACTGGGAGGACGCCCGATCCGCCAAGGACGCCATCGAACACGCCCAGGACCTCTACGAGGAGCACTTCGAGTAG
- a CDS encoding DUF7310 family coiled-coil domain-containing protein: MPPETPRPETAHRETRRDARAPDVASLDARLRAVERLAHDTDPGGDTPADDIAALADRLDTVERRLDDLDAATQALQGYVGDFEAVNESVERRANAALAAAERPPAAHPIPDLPDPDPTPEPAQNADSRDAGFLARLLGK; this comes from the coding sequence ATGCCGCCCGAGACACCCCGCCCCGAAACCGCCCACCGCGAGACCCGACGTGACGCCCGCGCTCCCGACGTCGCGTCGCTGGACGCGCGCCTCCGCGCCGTCGAACGCCTCGCGCACGACACCGACCCCGGCGGCGACACCCCGGCCGACGACATCGCCGCGCTCGCCGACCGCCTCGACACCGTCGAACGCCGCCTCGACGACCTCGACGCGGCGACGCAGGCCCTCCAGGGGTACGTCGGCGACTTTGAGGCGGTGAACGAGTCGGTCGAGCGCCGCGCGAACGCCGCGCTCGCCGCCGCCGAGCGGCCGCCCGCCGCCCACCCGATTCCCGACCTCCCCGACCCGGACCCCACGCCGGAACCGGCGCAGAATGCCGATAGCCGTGACGCCGGGTTCCTCGCACGTCTCCTCGGGAAGTGA
- a CDS encoding DUF7311 family protein → MTPLRVALAVVLAAALTVAAAPAVEDARASNAAHAGQTAADDVRDAVVALAASTPAPPGAPAATRTVTVSVPPADVTTARAALLVGTGHGDAATTDVLVVRAGTRTHTTPLPVDVRIVANGTVAPDDTGLAVTDRATLGLRYVRYDGRPTVLVTAQRGARVYT, encoded by the coding sequence GTGACGCCGCTCCGCGTCGCGCTCGCCGTCGTGCTCGCCGCCGCCCTCACCGTCGCCGCCGCCCCCGCCGTCGAGGACGCACGCGCGAGTAACGCCGCACACGCCGGCCAGACCGCCGCCGACGACGTCCGTGACGCCGTCGTCGCGCTCGCCGCGAGCACGCCCGCACCGCCCGGTGCGCCCGCCGCGACCCGCACCGTCACCGTCTCCGTCCCGCCCGCCGACGTCACGACGGCGCGCGCGGCGCTCCTCGTCGGGACCGGTCACGGTGACGCCGCGACGACCGACGTCCTCGTCGTCCGTGCCGGCACTCGGACGCACACTACTCCTCTGCCCGTCGACGTCCGCATCGTCGCGAACGGCACCGTCGCACCCGACGACACCGGCCTCGCCGTCACCGACCGCGCGACGCTCGGCCTCCGCTACGTCCGCTACGACGGCCGCCCGACCGTCCTCGTGACCGCGCAACGCGGCGCGCGGGTTTATACGTGA
- a CDS encoding DUF7108 family protein: MHSTMLDLPDDTVEEAERLTRLARRATDEDEASVYREERATLLGEHGYVAREREDDGHVTLVCYPESWLDDSGTIRMDAVDPTDAVERPLGGPGDPERWDDVAEHNREIARRVHEAHGSLHGETATALAAFASNHYAKAVEELTAEELAEFREDYFVRNAWPSADQRDAVTESLRYAFEAAGKELPT, from the coding sequence ATGCACTCGACGATGCTTGACCTGCCGGACGACACGGTCGAGGAGGCCGAACGGCTCACTCGGCTCGCGCGCCGCGCGACCGACGAGGACGAAGCGAGCGTCTACCGCGAGGAGCGCGCAACCCTCCTCGGCGAACACGGCTACGTCGCGCGCGAGCGCGAGGACGACGGCCACGTCACGCTCGTCTGCTACCCCGAGTCGTGGCTCGACGACTCCGGGACGATCCGCATGGACGCCGTCGACCCCACGGACGCCGTCGAGCGACCGCTCGGCGGCCCCGGCGACCCCGAGCGCTGGGACGACGTCGCCGAGCACAACCGCGAGATCGCCCGGCGCGTCCACGAGGCCCACGGGAGCCTCCACGGCGAGACGGCGACGGCGCTCGCGGCGTTCGCGAGCAACCACTACGCGAAAGCCGTCGAGGAACTCACCGCCGAGGAACTCGCGGAGTTCCGCGAGGACTACTTCGTGCGCAACGCGTGGCCGAGCGCGGACCAGCGCGACGCCGTCACGGAGTCGCTTCGCTACGCGTTCGAAGCGGCCGGAAAAGAACTGCCGACGTAG
- a CDS encoding ATPase, T2SS/T4P/T4SS family: protein MTLRDLLPTTAPDTPACTCVPTYADGALRIDASDCPGRGSLAEAPDCREAAVTALDGRRTDTVRVESAGLERRYADRTAALLGAAGSFAARVAATDPGLAAHARRDPLAAAREAAGRVGPVASLLDESGLADAAAVDDPYAAYVGPAVALARVDPSPPGDAALRDVSDVATETTVRCYDRPGALPVYHLDPPEARLTDADYGVLDAATDRLVAGDEPRADRAVAAVCDDPARVQSLARVLRKHTQGYGVLDDLFADERVTDVFAPAPADATPLYVRCAGERHRTNVRLTAEGAAALASRFRAGSGRAFSSADPTLDAVAEDVAGRRVRVAGVTGPASDGPGFAFRAHGDDAWTLARLVAAGSLPAEAAALCSLAVERGAAGLVAGARGAGKTTLLAALLRELPRDVRTVVVEDTPELPVTALQRDGRDVQGLMTDLDGDGLTPDDALRTALRLGEGALVVGEVRGTEAGTLYEAMRIGAHVSAVLGTIHGENGDAVRERVVSDLGVEPSAFAATDLVVTAGLVDGVHRVVSVEEYTGEAFHALYALDGTRLAPTRRLVDGPSRLLESLAHPGETEADVRDALAAREDAFANTVVS, encoded by the coding sequence ATGACGCTCCGCGACCTCCTCCCCACCACGGCCCCCGACACGCCGGCGTGTACGTGCGTCCCGACGTACGCCGACGGCGCCCTCCGCATCGACGCGAGCGACTGCCCCGGCCGTGGGTCGCTCGCCGAGGCCCCCGACTGCCGCGAGGCCGCCGTCACTGCCCTCGACGGCCGGCGCACCGACACCGTCCGCGTCGAATCCGCCGGCCTCGAACGCCGCTACGCCGACCGGACCGCCGCGCTCCTCGGCGCCGCCGGGTCGTTCGCCGCGCGGGTCGCCGCCACCGACCCCGGGCTCGCCGCGCACGCCCGCCGCGACCCGCTCGCCGCCGCCCGCGAAGCCGCCGGCCGCGTCGGTCCCGTCGCGTCGCTCCTCGACGAGAGCGGCCTCGCGGACGCCGCCGCCGTCGACGATCCCTACGCCGCCTACGTCGGGCCGGCCGTCGCGCTCGCGCGCGTCGATCCGTCGCCGCCCGGTGACGCCGCGCTCCGTGACGTGAGCGACGTCGCCACCGAGACGACCGTGCGCTGCTACGACCGGCCGGGCGCGCTCCCCGTCTACCACCTCGACCCGCCCGAGGCGCGGCTCACCGACGCCGACTACGGCGTCCTCGACGCCGCCACCGACCGACTCGTCGCCGGCGACGAACCCCGAGCCGACCGCGCCGTCGCCGCCGTCTGCGACGACCCGGCGCGCGTCCAGTCGCTCGCGCGCGTCCTCCGCAAGCACACGCAGGGCTACGGCGTCCTCGACGACCTCTTCGCCGACGAGCGCGTCACTGACGTCTTCGCGCCCGCGCCCGCCGACGCGACGCCGCTCTACGTCCGCTGCGCGGGCGAGCGCCACCGGACGAACGTTCGGCTCACCGCCGAGGGCGCCGCCGCGCTCGCCTCGCGCTTCCGCGCCGGGAGCGGCCGCGCGTTCTCCAGCGCCGACCCGACGCTCGACGCTGTCGCCGAGGACGTCGCGGGCCGCCGCGTCCGCGTCGCCGGCGTCACCGGCCCCGCCAGCGACGGACCCGGCTTCGCGTTCCGCGCACACGGCGACGACGCGTGGACGCTCGCCCGCCTCGTCGCCGCCGGCTCGCTCCCCGCCGAGGCGGCCGCGCTCTGCTCGCTCGCCGTCGAGCGCGGTGCCGCCGGCCTCGTCGCGGGCGCCCGTGGCGCCGGGAAGACCACCCTCCTCGCCGCGCTCCTCCGCGAGCTCCCGCGCGACGTCCGCACCGTCGTCGTCGAGGACACCCCCGAACTCCCGGTCACCGCACTCCAGCGCGACGGCCGCGACGTCCAGGGCCTCATGACCGACCTCGACGGCGACGGCCTCACGCCCGACGACGCCCTGCGCACCGCGCTCCGCCTCGGCGAGGGCGCACTCGTCGTCGGCGAAGTCCGGGGCACCGAAGCCGGGACGCTCTACGAGGCGATGCGTATCGGCGCACACGTCAGCGCGGTCCTCGGCACCATCCACGGCGAGAACGGCGACGCCGTCCGCGAGCGCGTCGTCTCCGACCTCGGCGTCGAGCCCTCGGCGTTCGCCGCGACTGACCTCGTCGTCACCGCCGGACTCGTCGACGGCGTCCACCGCGTCGTCAGCGTCGAGGAGTACACCGGTGAGGCGTTCCACGCGCTCTACGCCCTCGACGGCACGCGCCTCGCCCCGACCCGCCGGCTCGTTGATGGCCCGAGCCGGCTGCTCGAGTCGCTCGCCCATCCCGGCGAGACGGAGGCGGACGTCCGCGACGCGCTCGCGGCGCGCGAGGACGCGTTCGCGAACACGGTGGTCTCGTGA